From Hoplias malabaricus isolate fHopMal1 chromosome 11, fHopMal1.hap1, whole genome shotgun sequence, a single genomic window includes:
- the tspan18b gene encoding tetraspanin-18B, with protein MGLGEASARGTSMEGDCLSCIKYLMFVFNFLIFLGGSFLLGVGVWVLVDPTDFREIVATNPLLFTGVYIVLAMGGMLFLLGFLGCCGAIKENKCLLLFFFMFILIIFLAELAAGILAFIFREHLTKEYFTKELRRHYQGYNTSDVFTNTWNAIMNTFDCCGVNSPEDFEDSLFRVLNPTDVVPEACCRRNSHLGDVSFSNKAECLKGNMLYRNNKGCYTSVVDYFEMYIYVAGALAIVVLTIELFAMVFAMCLFKGIQ; from the exons GGGCTTGGAGAGGCTTCAGCGAGAGGGACCAGCATGGAGGGGGACTGCCTCAGCTGCATCAAGTATCTCATGTTCGTCTTTAACTTCCTCATCTTT CTGGGAGGCTCGTTTCTCCTCGGAGTCGGGGTGTGGGTGCTGGTGGACCCCACGGACTTCAGGGAGATAGTGGCCACCAACCCTCTCCTCTTCACTGGAGTCTACATCGTACTCGCTATGGGGGGCATGTTGTTCTTGTTGGGCTTCTTGGGTTGCTGTGGAGCCATAAAGGAGAACAAGTGTCTGCTTCTCTTT tTCTTCATGttcatcctcatcatcttcCTAGCAGAGCTGGCTGCTGGTATCCTGGCCTTTATTTTTCGGGAGCAT CTGACCAAAGAGTACTTCACAAAGGAGCTAAGGAGGCACTACCAAGGCTACAACACCTCTGACGTCTTCACCAACACATGGAATGCCATTATGAACACA TTTGATTGCTGTGGTGTAAATAGTCCTGAGGACTTCGAGGACAGCCTCTTCCGCGTCCTCAACCCCACTGATGTAGTACCCGAGGCCTGCTGCCGTAGGAACAGTCACCTAGGAGATGTGAGCTTCAGCAACAAGGCCGAGTGCCTCAAAGGCAACATGCTGTACCGGAACAACAAG GGGTGTTACACCTCAGTTGTGGACTACTTTGAGATGTACATTTACGTTGCTGGTGCCCTGGCGATTGTTGTGCTTACGATTGAG CTGTTTGCTATGGTTTTCGCCATGTGTCTGTTCAAAGGAATTCAATAA